The following DNA comes from Microbacterium wangchenii.
CCCCTCGGTGCGGATGACGTCAGCGCCGGGCCCAGGGCATCGCACTCCATGTGCCGGAGCGGATGCGGCGACCGCCCGCCGTTCGGTGGCTTAGCTCCATCGGCTGCCGCATCCATCCCACGCCTGCAGCGGTGGGGTGCCGTCGTCGGAGGGGGCAATAGAGCACAGCTTCAGGCGGAGATCCGCACCGCGGCCGCACGGGCTGAGCACCGATGACGCCGGCGCTGAGCACCCGGGGGATAGCATCCGAGGGTGTTCCTCGACCACCCCCGTGGCTTCCGTGATCCAGCCCTCGTGAGCGCTCGCGAGCAACTCCTGCTGACTGAACCACGTGCGCAGAGTCTGCGTGGCTGGGCCGAAGATCTTGAGGATCGTCGCGGCGTGCACGTCCCTCAATTCGACCCGGCTGAGGCGGGGGAAGAGGCCCGTGTGCTGTTCGTCTTCGAGGCACCGGGTCCGATGACCAATGCGGGCAACAAGCGCCCAGGGTCGGGCTTCATCTCCGTCGACAACAATGACGCGACCGCTGCGAACATGTGGAACGCGAGGAATGAGGCGGGTCTTCACGACGGTGCACTGGTGTGGAATATCGTTCCTTGGTATCTCGGTGCCGCATCGCGAAAGCCGACGAAAGATGAAATGAAGAATGGGGCTTCGGAACTCGTCGACCTGATCAGCCACCTCCCATTCCTCGAGATCGTGGTGCTCGGCGGCCTTTACGCGCAAAGGGGCTGGCGGCGGTACATCGGCTCGACCTCGTTCGGGGGGCCCGAAGTCGTCGATATGTGGCATCCGTCGCCGCTGTCATTGAATCAGCCG
Coding sequences within:
- a CDS encoding uracil-DNA glycosylase; protein product: MFLDHPRGFRDPALVSAREQLLLTEPRAQSLRGWAEDLEDRRGVHVPQFDPAEAGEEARVLFVFEAPGPMTNAGNKRPGSGFISVDNNDATAANMWNARNEAGLHDGALVWNIVPWYLGAASRKPTKDEMKNGASELVDLISHLPFLEIVVLGGLYAQRGWRRYIGSTSFGGPEVVDMWHPSPLSLNQPGRRQEFTEIVREIAAARGTITSE